Below is a genomic region from Deinococcus sp. YIM 77859.
ACACGGGTGGGGATGAACCGAGCGGCCAGAGCAGCGCGGAGGCCGCCAACGTGTATTCCCCACACGGGTGGGGATGGACCGCCTGCCCCGGTGCTCCCCACCGGACAACGCGGGTGTTCCCCACACGGGTGGGGATGGACCGTTGGGCGTCGCCCCGGAGATCATCCGCGAGGGGTGTGCCCCACACGGGTGGGGATGGACCGGATGAATAAACGATAGGCGGATTAGGCAGAGGGTGTTCCCCACACGGGTGGGGATGGACCGTTGGGCGTCGCCCCGGAGATCATCCGCGAGGGGTGTGCCCCACACGGGTGGGGATGGACCGGATGAATAAACGATAGGCGGATTAGGCAGAGGGTGTTCCCCACACGGGGCTACGACAAGGTTCGGAAATCCTACTACGCTAAGGAAAAAGCTCGTCCTGCACGAGCTTTACTCGCGCAGTGCCCGATATGCCCCCTCCACGGGGACCCCTTCGGGGCGCCACACGTAGTCGCCCGTCAGCCCGATGTGCTCCCATCCCAAGGGCGACACATGCGCCAGCAGTTCGTCGGGCACGTCCGTGCCCTCCGCGCGCAGGGCCTCCACCGCGCGACCCAGGTACACCGTGTTCCAGACAGCGATGGCCGTCGTCACGAGATTCAGGCCACTGGCCCGGTTGCTCTGAGCCTCGAACGACCGATCCCGAATCTCCCCGCTGCGGTGAAAGGCCACCGCCCGCTTCAGCGCGTGCAGGGCTTCCCCCTTGTTCAAGCCCGCGAGCACACGACGGCGCAACTCAGGGTCGCGCAGCCACTCCAGCGTGAACAATGTCCGCTGGACGCGGCCCAGCTCGCGCAGGGCCAATGCCAAACCGTTTTGCCTTGGATATGAAGCGAGCTTGGACAGGATCAACGAGGCTGTCACCGTACCCGCCTTGATTGACGTCGTGAGCCGCCGCAACTCGTCCCAATGCTCGCGGATTAGGCGCAGGTTGAGCCGCTGGGCCACCAGCGGCTCCAGCAGACCGTAGGCTGAACCGACCTCGGGCGTGTACAGCCGCGTCTCTCCCAAATCCCGAATCCTGGGGGCGAACCGGAATCCCAAGAGGTGACAGAGGGCGAAGACCTGCTCGGTGTACCCCGCCGTATCGGTGTAATGTTCCTTGATCTTCAGCTCCGAGAGGTGGTACAGCAGCCCGTCCAGCACGTGTAGGGCGTCCCGCACATTGGCGGTGATGACCTTGGTGTGGAAGGGGGCATACTGGTCGCTCACATGCGTGTAGAACAGCACGCCCGGTTCCCGGCCGTACTTCGCGTTCAGGTGCCCGAAACTCTTGCCCCGCCCCCCGGTCGGGAAGCGTTGCCCGTCGGAACTGCTCGTCGTGCTGTCCCCCCACAAAGCGGCCAGGGGCAGCTTGGACTGGAAGTTGACCAGTTCAGCGAGACCCGCCGCGTAGGAGTCAGGGCGGACGAACCAGTCAGCGAGGTACATCAAGCGGCGCGCGGTCATGCCGGGGTCCGGGGAGGCCTCCGCCATCTTGGTCAGCCCCAGATTCAGGCCGTCCGCGAGGATGGCGGTCAGCAGGTGGTCGTGGCGCTCCACCTCCTTCCCGCTGTGCAGATTTAGAAAAGCGCCTGTGAAGCGGGTCCAGGCGTTGACCTCCAGCAGCAGGTCGGTGATCTTCACGCGCGGCAGCCGCGCGCTCAGTCTCCGCTCCAGAGGCTCCACCCCATCGGGCACGGCCTTCGTGACCTTCCCGATCCGGAGCCTGCCGCGCTGTACGGACACCGAAGACAGGGCACCCCTGGAGAGCAGTTCTGCCACCTCGCGCAACTGCCCGGCAAGCTTGGGTTCCGTGGCCGTCCAGAAGGCATCGAAGGTCTCGGGCAGGTCGAGTGACAGCTCGGAGAGGCGTTTCTGCCAGGTGCCCTGCGGCAGCAGGTAGGCGTCGAGGTCCTTGTACTTGCGACTCCCGGTCACCCACACGTCTCCGGCTCGCAGCGCGAGCCGCAATTCGTCCAGCACACACAACTCGTAGGCACGACGATCAACGGTGCCCTCTCGGAACACCTGCCCGGTCCACTTCTGCCGCACAAAACTGATAGGGACGTGTTCGGGCAGGGTGCGCTTCCCTGAGATGTACATCTCGCGGAGGACATTCAGTGCCTCGACCAGGGGAGCCGCCTTGCCCTCGGCCTGGAAGGTGAAGGCGGTCAGCAGCCGAGGCGCGTAGCTTCGTACCTTGGCATACCCCTTCATGGCATGGTGCAGGGGATCGAGTTGTTCGGTCCTCACCACCTCCTTCTCCCGCACGGTCTCGACGAGCTGTTGCCAGTTCACGACGGCCTCGATGGCCTGATAGGGATCGGCCCCCTGCTCCCGCGCGGCGAGGACCGCCATGCACACCGACTTGAACGTGCCGAACTGCTCGACGAGCGGCGGTCCCTGCTGCCCGAAGACCTCGGCCGCTGCCCGCTCGCCTTCTCTCAGCAGCGACACCATCACCCGGTCGTGCATGTCGAGGAGGTCATCCGTCAGGGTTTCCGACAGATCGAAGAGGTAGGCCATGAGGGTCGCCCGCCGCCGTTGCGGTTCGAAGTCCGCCAGAAGCGAGGCGCTCAGGCGCCTCGCTTCCTGTGCCAGGTGATCCAGACGGTTCTGCGGCAGAAAGGCCCGCAGGTTGCTCTGTACTGGGAAGGTCCGCACGAAAGCCAGCTTGTCCAGCAGGGCCAGGACATTCTTGGGCTTGGGTGCGCCGACAGGGCGGCCCAACCAGGCGAAGCGTGAAATCGGCTCATCCCCTTGCGGTGACAGCAGGACGTCCACCCGTTCGGACAAATCGCCTTTCAGGGGCAGGTTCAAGAGGCTGTAGGCGTGCTGATCGGCGCGGCCCCGGGCCGAATGGACCAGACGTTCGAGGACGCTGAAGCGCGGCACCAGGATGCAGCGCCGCCGCAACTCGTCCATCAGCGCACTCATCAACCCGAAGGGCTGGTCGGTGATCACCGCCAGCGGTACCAGCCAGTCCCGCAACTCGTGATTCAGGCGGCGGGACAGCTCGACGTAGCCGAGGTGCTGGCACAGGGCTGTGAAGTGTTCATAGCGGGTGGGTTCACGGGCGGCGTACTGGTGGTAGCACGCCGGGTCTACCCGCAGTTGCTCGGTGAGATAAGCCAGGACCTCCTCGGGAGGCATCTCGCCGAGACGCAGCGCGCGCCCGAGGTGGCGCAGCACGGTGAGCTGCACGGCGTAGCCCAGCTTGTTGAAGTCCCGCCTGCGTTCCCGGATCAGCCGCAGGTCGTCCTCACTCAGCAGGTAGTACCGGGCGAGGGTGCGTTCATCGAGAACGGGGAAGCGCGTGAACTGCTCGCGTTGAGTTGAAGTGAGGAGGGTGGGCGGGCGGAGAGTCAAGGCGCTCTCCAGGGGTTCGGAACCATGGCCTCTTTTCCTGCTGGAATAGGTGTTATCACTGGATTCTT
It encodes:
- a CDS encoding Tn3 family transposase, whose translation is MTLRPPTLLTSTQREQFTRFPVLDERTLARYYLLSEDDLRLIRERRRDFNKLGYAVQLTVLRHLGRALRLGEMPPEEVLAYLTEQLRVDPACYHQYAAREPTRYEHFTALCQHLGYVELSRRLNHELRDWLVPLAVITDQPFGLMSALMDELRRRCILVPRFSVLERLVHSARGRADQHAYSLLNLPLKGDLSERVDVLLSPQGDEPISRFAWLGRPVGAPKPKNVLALLDKLAFVRTFPVQSNLRAFLPQNRLDHLAQEARRLSASLLADFEPQRRRATLMAYLFDLSETLTDDLLDMHDRVMVSLLREGERAAAEVFGQQGPPLVEQFGTFKSVCMAVLAAREQGADPYQAIEAVVNWQQLVETVREKEVVRTEQLDPLHHAMKGYAKVRSYAPRLLTAFTFQAEGKAAPLVEALNVLREMYISGKRTLPEHVPISFVRQKWTGQVFREGTVDRRAYELCVLDELRLALRAGDVWVTGSRKYKDLDAYLLPQGTWQKRLSELSLDLPETFDAFWTATEPKLAGQLREVAELLSRGALSSVSVQRGRLRIGKVTKAVPDGVEPLERRLSARLPRVKITDLLLEVNAWTRFTGAFLNLHSGKEVERHDHLLTAILADGLNLGLTKMAEASPDPGMTARRLMYLADWFVRPDSYAAGLAELVNFQSKLPLAALWGDSTTSSSDGQRFPTGGRGKSFGHLNAKYGREPGVLFYTHVSDQYAPFHTKVITANVRDALHVLDGLLYHLSELKIKEHYTDTAGYTEQVFALCHLLGFRFAPRIRDLGETRLYTPEVGSAYGLLEPLVAQRLNLRLIREHWDELRRLTTSIKAGTVTASLILSKLASYPRQNGLALALRELGRVQRTLFTLEWLRDPELRRRVLAGLNKGEALHALKRAVAFHRSGEIRDRSFEAQSNRASGLNLVTTAIAVWNTVYLGRAVEALRAEGTDVPDELLAHVSPLGWEHIGLTGDYVWRPEGVPVEGAYRALRE